A region from the Leopardus geoffroyi isolate Oge1 chromosome C2, O.geoffroyi_Oge1_pat1.0, whole genome shotgun sequence genome encodes:
- the WDR53 gene encoding WD repeat-containing protein 53 encodes MAVKWTGGHSSPILCLNASQEGLVASGAEGGDLMVWGEDGTPLGHKRFQGADDVTSVLFSPSCPTKLYASHGETISLLDVRSLKGSLDHFHVNEEEINCLSLNETENLLASADDSGAIKILDLENKKVSRSLKRHSNICSSVAFRPQRPQSLVSCGLDMQVMLWNLQKARPLWITNLQEDETEEMESPQSPGQLLNPALAHSVSVASCGNIFSCGAEDGKVRIFRVVGVKCEQELGFKGHTLGVSQVCFLPESYMLLTGGNDGKIMLWDVSSEVEKKQKSPTKHTHRKKTKKAAYMKQGRNTHALVTDEEEHGKILPKLSVEHGEKVNWLLSTKIKGYQNILVADQTSCVSVYPLKAF; translated from the exons ATGGCAGTCAAGTGGACTGGTGGACATTCTTCACCTATTCTCTGCCTGAATGCAAGTCAAGAAGGCCTAGTCGCTTCTGGAGCAGAGGGTGGTGATCTTATGGTTTGGGGTGAAGATGGGACTCCATTAGGACATAAACGCTTCCAAGGGGCTGATGATGTTACCAGTGTCttattctctccctcctgccccactaAGCTCTATGCTTCACATGGAGAAACCATTAGCTTACTGGATGTCCGGTCACTCAAAGGTTCCTTGGACCATTTTCATGTGAATGAAGAAGAGATCAATTGTCTCTCATTGAATGAAACTGAAAACCTGCTGGCTTCTGCCGATGACTCTGGAGCAATCAAAATCCTagatttggaaaataagaaagttagCAGATCACTGAAGAGACATTCCAATATCTGTTCTTCTGTAGCTTTTCGGCCTCAAAGACCTCAGAGCCTGGTGTCATGTGGACTGGATATGCAG GTGATGCTGTGGAACCTTCAGAAAGCACGGCCACTCTGGATTACAAATTTGCAGgaagatgaaacagaagagatgGAAAGCCCACAATCACCTGGTCAGCTTTTAAACCCTGCTTTAGCCCACTCTGTGTCTGTAGCATCATGTGGCAATATTTTTAGCTGTGGTGCAGAAGATGGTAAGGTTCGAATCTTTAGGGTGGTGGGAGTTAAGTGTGAACAAGAACTAGGATTTAAGGGCCACACTTTGGGAGTATCCCAGGTCTGCTTTCTGCCAGAATCCTATATGCTGCTTACTGGAGGGAATGATGGGAAGATAATGTTGTGGGATGTAAGCAGTGAAgttgaaaaaaaacagaagagccCTACAAAACATACCCacaggaagaaaactaaaaaagcagCTTATATGAAGCAGGGTAGAAATACTCATGCTCTAGTAACAGATGAAGAAGAACATGGCAAAATTTTACCAAAACTAAGTGTTGAACATGGAGAAAAGGTGAACTGGCTGTTGAGTACAAAAATAAAGGGATACCAAAATATATTAGTAGCTGATCAAACTAGTTGTGTATCTGTATATCccttaaaagcattttaa